In Nonomuraea sp. NBC_00507, the following are encoded in one genomic region:
- a CDS encoding Jag family protein, with product MTEAEEKKAPDLAALEQEGEIAADYVEGLLDIADIDGDIDMDVEGDRALVSVVGLKSSELVGPGGEVLEALQELTRLAVHRQTGERSRLMLDVAGYRERRRAELTKLGTEVAGQVRESGEPKALQPMTPFERKIVHDAVADAGLRSESEGEEPHRYVVVLPA from the coding sequence ATGACCGAGGCCGAGGAGAAGAAGGCTCCTGATCTTGCCGCACTCGAGCAAGAGGGCGAGATCGCTGCCGACTACGTCGAGGGGCTTCTCGACATCGCCGACATCGACGGCGACATTGACATGGACGTCGAGGGCGACCGCGCCCTGGTCTCCGTGGTCGGGCTCAAGAGCTCGGAGCTGGTGGGACCCGGGGGGGAGGTCCTGGAGGCTCTGCAGGAGCTGACCCGCCTGGCCGTGCACCGGCAGACGGGGGAGCGCTCACGGTTGATGCTCGACGTCGCCGGCTATCGCGAGCGGCGGCGTGCGGAGCTCACCAAGCTCGGCACCGAGGTCGCCGGGCAGGTCAGGGAGAGTGGCGAGCCGAAGGCGTTGCAGCCGATGACGCCCTTCGAGCGCAAGATCGTCCACGACGCGGTCGCGGACGCCGGGCTCCGCAGCGAGTCCGAGGGTGAGGAGCCCCACCGGTACGTGGTGGTCCTGCCTGCCTGA
- the rsmG gene encoding 16S rRNA (guanine(527)-N(7))-methyltransferase RsmG, protein MSDELPAPPDIARDVFAGEAWDRANAFAELLAGPGVVRGLLGPREVPRIWDRHLLNCAVVAEVVRPDVRLVDIGSGAGLPGLVLAIVRPDITVTLLEPLLRRTVFLEECVDALKLGNVEVVRGRAEELAGKRVFDVASARAVAPLDRLLKWAMPLLCEGGELIAMKGERAAGELAEAEEQLRASGARTAELVTVGRGKVEPPATLVRVVAGRPPEQARRRRRR, encoded by the coding sequence GTGAGCGATGAGCTTCCGGCGCCGCCGGACATAGCGCGGGACGTCTTCGCCGGGGAGGCTTGGGATCGCGCGAACGCGTTCGCCGAGCTGCTGGCGGGTCCTGGCGTGGTCCGCGGGTTGCTGGGCCCGCGGGAGGTGCCGCGGATCTGGGATCGCCACCTGCTCAACTGCGCGGTGGTCGCCGAGGTCGTTCGGCCGGATGTGCGCCTGGTGGACATCGGGTCGGGCGCAGGGTTGCCCGGGCTCGTCCTGGCGATCGTCCGGCCGGATATCACGGTCACGCTGCTGGAGCCGCTGCTACGCCGTACCGTGTTCCTGGAGGAATGCGTCGATGCCCTGAAGCTCGGCAACGTCGAGGTGGTGCGGGGGCGGGCGGAGGAGCTGGCGGGCAAGCGCGTGTTCGACGTCGCGAGCGCACGTGCCGTGGCGCCGCTCGACCGGCTCCTGAAGTGGGCGATGCCGCTGCTCTGCGAGGGCGGCGAGCTGATCGCTATGAAGGGGGAGCGGGCCGCCGGTGAGCTGGCCGAGGCGGAGGAGCAATTGCGGGCCAGCGGGGCCCGAACGGCTGAGCTTGTGACCGTCGGGCGCGGTAAGGTCGAGCCGCCTGCAACATTGGTTCGGGTGGTAGCGGGTCGCCCGCCGGAGCAAGCAAGGCGGCGACGAAGGAGGTGA
- a CDS encoding ParA family protein produces MAAAQAGETPGDGDGTWPRPHKCRVIAVANQKGGVGKTTTSVNIAAALSMHGQRVLVVDLDPQGNASTALATEHRGDVPDVYQVLVDDLPMADIVKQVPDMPNLYCAPATIDLAGAEIELVSLVAREARLRRALGAYDAIDLDYIVIDCPPSLGLLTVNALVAADEVMIPIQCEYYALEGLGQLLRNVDLIKAHLNPTLRLSTIVLTMYDGRTRLASQVADEVRAHFGDTVLNAVIPRSVRLSEAPSYGQSVMTYDPGSSGAMAYMDAAREIAHRATVA; encoded by the coding sequence ATGGCCGCTGCCCAGGCAGGCGAGACCCCAGGCGATGGCGACGGCACCTGGCCGCGCCCTCACAAGTGCCGCGTGATCGCGGTCGCCAACCAGAAGGGTGGCGTAGGCAAGACCACGACGTCGGTGAACATCGCCGCCGCCCTGTCCATGCACGGCCAGCGGGTCCTCGTGGTGGACCTGGACCCGCAGGGCAACGCCTCCACGGCACTGGCCACCGAGCATCGGGGTGACGTGCCGGACGTCTACCAGGTTCTGGTCGACGACCTGCCCATGGCGGACATCGTCAAGCAGGTCCCCGACATGCCGAACCTCTACTGCGCTCCGGCCACCATTGACCTGGCGGGAGCCGAGATCGAGCTGGTGTCCCTGGTCGCGCGTGAGGCCCGCCTCCGCCGGGCGCTGGGGGCCTACGACGCGATCGACCTGGACTACATCGTCATTGACTGCCCGCCATCGCTCGGCCTGCTGACGGTCAACGCGCTGGTGGCCGCGGACGAGGTCATGATCCCTATCCAGTGCGAGTACTACGCGCTGGAGGGCCTCGGTCAGCTCCTCAGGAACGTGGATCTCATCAAGGCTCACCTGAACCCGACACTTCGGTTGTCGACCATTGTCCTGACGATGTACGACGGGCGTACCCGACTGGCGTCGCAGGTGGCGGACGAAGTGCGGGCCCACTTCGGTGACACGGTGCTCAACGCGGTCATCCCACGGAGCGTCCGCCTGTCGGAGGCACCCAGCTATGGGCAGTCGGTCATGACGTACGATCCGGGGTCGAGTGGCGCGATGGCGTACATGGACGCCGCCCGGGAGATCGCGCACCGCGCCACCGTAGCCTGA
- a CDS encoding ParB/RepB/Spo0J family partition protein: MSQQRRGLGKGLGALIPTGPIVDSTGSAPASGNGSPAETGPKPIAGAYFKEVALKAIVPNPRQPREIFDEERLEELAASIREVGLLQPIVVRSVGGGQYELIMGERRWRACQQAGLDPIPAIVRNTQDTDLLRDALIENLQREQLNALEEAAAYQQLLDDFQATHEQLAQRVGRSRSHITNTLRLLNLPPEVQRTVAAGIISAGHARALLGLDSAEEQIQLAKRIVAELLSVRAVEEIVSMGSAKAAQKAPRERQSAKPTAPGLTHLADRLSDHFETKVKVDLGRRKGRIVVEFATIDDLERIIGTMAPEAVRAMREG, translated from the coding sequence GTGAGTCAGCAGCGGCGGGGATTGGGCAAGGGACTCGGGGCGCTCATCCCGACCGGACCTATCGTTGACAGCACGGGGTCGGCGCCGGCGTCGGGCAACGGATCGCCGGCCGAGACCGGCCCCAAGCCGATTGCCGGAGCGTACTTCAAGGAGGTCGCCCTCAAGGCGATCGTTCCCAACCCTCGCCAGCCACGTGAGATCTTCGACGAGGAGCGACTCGAGGAACTGGCCGCCTCCATCCGCGAAGTCGGTCTGCTACAGCCGATCGTGGTCCGGTCGGTTGGCGGTGGTCAGTATGAGCTGATCATGGGGGAGCGGCGCTGGCGTGCGTGCCAGCAGGCCGGTCTGGACCCGATTCCGGCCATTGTCCGCAACACACAGGACACTGATCTCCTGCGGGACGCTCTTATCGAGAACCTTCAGCGCGAGCAGCTGAACGCGCTCGAAGAGGCGGCCGCGTACCAGCAACTGCTCGACGACTTTCAGGCGACGCACGAGCAGTTGGCGCAGAGGGTAGGGCGCTCGCGCTCTCACATCACCAACACCTTGCGCCTGCTGAACCTGCCGCCTGAAGTGCAGCGCACGGTGGCCGCCGGCATCATCAGCGCCGGCCACGCCCGGGCCCTCCTTGGCCTCGACTCGGCCGAGGAGCAGATTCAGTTGGCCAAGCGAATCGTGGCGGAGCTGCTTTCGGTGCGGGCCGTGGAGGAGATCGTCTCCATGGGTAGCGCCAAGGCTGCCCAGAAGGCGCCTCGCGAGCGGCAGTCGGCCAAACCCACGGCGCCCGGCCTGACCCATCTGGCCGACCGCCTCTCGGATCACTTCGAGACCAAGGTCAAGGTCGACTTGGGACGCCGGAAGGGCCGGATCGTCGTGGAGTTCGCGACGATCGATGACCTGGAGCGCATCATCGGCACCATGGCGCCAGAGGCGGTCCGCGCTATGCGGGAGGGCTAG
- a CDS encoding threonine aldolase family protein, with the protein MLIDSTYPKSFASDNHAGVHPDILEAMAAANHGDAPAYGGDQWTSDFEERIKESFGPGAKGFAVLNGAGANMVGLALMLGRYDAIICPDSAHIATHEAGAAERLLGVKLMTVPTEHGKLQPADIKSRLSGIGNPHESQPAVVSISQATELGTCYSPEEIADLAEATHAVGLRLHVDGARLANAAAYFGCDLKTITTDAGVDVFSFGGTKNGALAAEAVVVLDPSLADAVPFLRRQSLQLASKMRFISAQLSALLTDDLWRRNAAHANQMAMRLADGIADIPGVSLAQPVQSNAVFATLPPAITATLRRRYLFHPWDEATGVVRWMTAFDTAPEHVDDFLDDIRKAAASL; encoded by the coding sequence GTGCTGATCGATTCGACGTACCCAAAGAGTTTCGCCAGCGACAACCACGCAGGCGTGCACCCCGACATCCTCGAAGCCATGGCTGCGGCGAACCACGGCGACGCGCCCGCCTATGGAGGCGACCAATGGACCTCGGATTTCGAGGAAAGGATCAAAGAGTCGTTCGGCCCAGGCGCGAAAGGCTTTGCGGTTCTCAACGGAGCAGGCGCCAACATGGTCGGGTTGGCGCTCATGCTCGGCCGCTACGACGCGATCATCTGTCCCGACAGCGCCCACATCGCCACCCATGAAGCCGGGGCGGCAGAGCGCCTGCTCGGCGTGAAGCTGATGACGGTCCCCACCGAACACGGCAAGCTTCAACCCGCCGACATCAAATCCCGGCTGTCCGGGATCGGCAACCCCCACGAATCGCAGCCAGCGGTGGTCTCCATCTCTCAAGCCACAGAGCTCGGCACGTGCTACTCCCCCGAAGAGATCGCCGACCTCGCCGAGGCCACGCACGCGGTAGGCCTACGGCTTCATGTGGACGGCGCCAGGCTCGCCAATGCCGCGGCCTACTTCGGCTGCGACTTGAAGACCATCACGACAGACGCCGGAGTGGATGTGTTCAGCTTCGGCGGCACCAAGAACGGCGCCCTCGCCGCGGAGGCCGTCGTGGTCCTCGATCCATCACTGGCCGACGCCGTCCCCTTCCTGCGACGGCAATCGCTTCAGCTGGCCTCGAAGATGCGCTTCATCTCAGCACAACTCTCCGCCCTCCTGACGGACGACCTGTGGCGCCGGAACGCCGCACACGCCAATCAGATGGCCATGCGTTTGGCTGACGGCATCGCGGACATCCCCGGCGTGTCCCTGGCTCAGCCGGTCCAGTCCAATGCCGTCTTCGCCACCCTCCCACCCGCCATCACAGCGACTCTCCGCCGCCGCTACCTCTTCCATCCTTGGGACGAGGCGACGGGAGTCGTCCGCTGGATGACCGCCTTCGACACGGCGCCTGAACACGTAGACGACTTCCTCGACGACATCCGCAAGGCCGCCGCCTCTCTGTAG
- a CDS encoding D-alanine--D-alanine ligase family protein, with translation MSDLGHVLVLAGGLSYEREVSLRSGRRVSEVLRAAGIDVETRDTDASLVPSILADPPDAVFVTLHGGAGEDGAIRSVLELLNVPYVGADPDACRVAFDKPTAKAVVRSVGLRTPESVTLPKETFHDLGATVVLGRIVERLGLPLFVKPARGGSALGASIVRTAEELPAAMVGCFAYGDTALIERYVEGVEVAVSVVDLGNGPVALPAVEIVPDEGVYDYAARYTAGHTEFFAPARLPAPAAAACAETAVTAHTALGLRDISRTDLIVDAAGVPHFLEVNVAPGMTETSLLPMSAEAAGQDLGDLCRTLLQNAAARSRT, from the coding sequence ATGAGCGATCTGGGCCACGTGCTCGTGCTGGCCGGAGGCCTCTCCTATGAGCGGGAGGTGTCTCTGCGCTCGGGTCGCCGAGTCAGTGAGGTGCTGCGCGCGGCAGGCATCGACGTGGAGACCCGGGACACCGACGCATCCCTCGTGCCATCGATCCTCGCCGACCCTCCGGACGCGGTGTTCGTGACCCTGCACGGGGGCGCGGGCGAGGACGGCGCGATCCGTTCCGTCCTGGAGCTCCTCAATGTGCCGTACGTCGGCGCCGATCCGGACGCCTGCCGAGTGGCCTTCGACAAGCCCACCGCCAAAGCCGTCGTCCGCTCCGTCGGCCTTCGCACGCCGGAGTCCGTCACCCTCCCCAAGGAGACGTTCCACGACCTGGGTGCCACGGTGGTGTTGGGCCGCATCGTCGAGCGACTCGGTCTGCCCTTGTTCGTCAAGCCGGCCCGGGGCGGCTCGGCACTGGGCGCGTCGATCGTCCGCACAGCAGAAGAGCTCCCCGCCGCCATGGTCGGCTGTTTCGCCTACGGCGACACTGCTCTGATCGAGCGTTACGTGGAAGGCGTGGAAGTGGCGGTCTCGGTGGTGGACCTCGGCAACGGCCCCGTGGCGCTGCCGGCCGTGGAGATCGTCCCGGACGAGGGGGTGTACGACTACGCGGCCCGCTACACGGCTGGGCACACCGAGTTCTTCGCCCCGGCCCGGCTCCCTGCCCCGGCGGCTGCGGCGTGCGCGGAAACCGCCGTCACCGCCCACACCGCTCTGGGCCTACGTGACATCTCCCGCACGGACCTGATCGTCGACGCCGCGGGTGTTCCCCATTTCCTCGAGGTCAACGTGGCTCCCGGAATGACGGAGACCTCACTCCTGCCGATGTCCGCTGAGGCCGCCGGCCAGGATCTGGGGGATCTGTGCCGCACCCTCCTCCAGAACGCCGCCGCCCGCTCCCGTACCTGA
- a CDS encoding aminotransferase-like domain-containing protein, whose protein sequence is MTEELDHGQTPATQGSRIDAYVDRYAARATGMVASEIRALFAVASRPEVVSLAGGMPYVTALPLDMVGELVSDLVTRHGPVALQYGSGQGDPHLREQICEVMRLEGIQAGANDVVVTVGSQQALDLMTRIFIDPGDVVLAEGPSYVGALGTFAAYQAKVVHVAMDDQGIVPESLAQTIYALETAGAPIKFLYTIPTFQNPAGVTLNLARRQQVLDICQRAGVLIIEDNPYGLLGFDGEPMRALRADNPDGVVYLGSFSKTLAPGFRVGWALAPHAIRDKLVLAMESAVLSHSSFTQLAVGQYLATQPWREQIKSFKELYRERRDALVDALDALMPPEVTWTRPAGGFFVWATLPEGLDSKAILPRAVAERVAFVPGTGFFSDGSGARHMRLSYCFPEPDRIREGVRRLAGVIEQEMQLRDTFGTGSVREHPGVDTPGPDLA, encoded by the coding sequence GTGACAGAAGAGCTGGATCACGGTCAGACACCCGCGACCCAAGGGTCGCGCATCGACGCCTACGTCGATCGGTACGCCGCGCGAGCTACCGGGATGGTCGCCTCCGAGATCCGAGCTCTTTTCGCCGTCGCGTCGAGGCCCGAGGTGGTCTCGCTCGCGGGCGGCATGCCGTACGTCACGGCCCTCCCCCTCGACATGGTCGGTGAGCTGGTCTCCGACCTCGTGACCAGGCATGGCCCGGTCGCGCTGCAATATGGCTCCGGCCAGGGCGACCCGCACCTGCGCGAGCAGATCTGCGAGGTCATGCGGCTGGAGGGGATTCAGGCCGGGGCGAACGACGTGGTCGTCACCGTGGGGTCGCAGCAAGCGCTTGATCTGATGACCCGCATCTTCATCGACCCGGGCGACGTGGTGCTCGCTGAGGGCCCGTCGTACGTCGGAGCGTTGGGCACATTCGCCGCCTACCAGGCCAAAGTGGTCCACGTTGCCATGGACGATCAGGGCATCGTGCCCGAATCGCTGGCCCAGACGATCTACGCGCTGGAGACCGCGGGCGCGCCCATCAAGTTCCTCTACACGATCCCGACCTTCCAGAACCCCGCCGGCGTCACGCTCAACCTCGCCCGCCGGCAGCAGGTGCTCGACATCTGCCAGCGGGCCGGGGTGCTGATCATCGAGGACAATCCGTACGGGCTGCTCGGCTTCGACGGAGAGCCCATGCGCGCCCTTCGGGCCGACAATCCCGACGGCGTGGTCTATTTGGGGTCGTTCTCCAAGACGCTCGCCCCCGGCTTCCGGGTCGGCTGGGCACTGGCCCCGCACGCCATTCGCGACAAGCTCGTGCTCGCCATGGAGTCGGCCGTGCTGTCGCACTCCTCCTTCACGCAGCTGGCCGTGGGTCAATACCTGGCCACGCAGCCATGGCGGGAGCAGATCAAGTCGTTCAAGGAGCTCTACCGCGAGCGCCGTGATGCACTTGTGGACGCCCTCGACGCCTTGATGCCACCCGAGGTCACCTGGACCCGCCCCGCCGGCGGCTTCTTCGTCTGGGCCACCCTGCCGGAAGGGCTCGACTCGAAGGCCATCCTGCCGCGGGCCGTGGCCGAGCGCGTGGCGTTCGTTCCCGGGACCGGGTTCTTCTCGGACGGCAGCGGGGCGCGGCACATGCGCCTGTCCTACTGCTTCCCCGAGCCGGACCGCATCCGGGAAGGGGTGCGGCGGCTCGCCGGGGTGATCGAGCAGGAGATGCAACTGCGGGACACGTTCGGGACCGGCTCGGTGCGCGAACACCCCGGCGTGGACACTCCCGGCCCGGACCTGGCCTAG
- a CDS encoding GNAT family N-acetyltransferase, with the protein MSRRLVNITLDNLEDLPRRCRRCVFWELDPVSGDRAVDSGDPGLEKEAWISATLLEWGSCGKIAYVDGVPAGFVLYSPPLYSPRSVAFPTSPVSADAVLLMTAHIIPEFSGGGLGRMLIQGVAKDLTRRGVKAIEAFGDLKWEEPSCVVPADYLLSVGFKTVRPHLRFPRLRLELKTAVSWREDVEVALERLLGSMSPERALRPV; encoded by the coding sequence TTGTCGCGCCGACTGGTCAACATAACCCTGGACAATCTTGAAGATTTGCCGCGGCGCTGCCGACGGTGCGTGTTCTGGGAGCTCGATCCCGTCAGCGGGGACCGCGCGGTGGACTCGGGCGACCCAGGGCTGGAGAAGGAAGCCTGGATCTCCGCCACGCTGCTGGAGTGGGGGAGCTGCGGGAAAATCGCCTATGTCGACGGCGTGCCCGCGGGGTTCGTGCTGTACAGCCCGCCGCTCTACAGCCCGCGTTCGGTGGCCTTTCCCACCTCGCCGGTCAGCGCCGACGCCGTGTTGCTGATGACGGCTCACATCATTCCCGAGTTCTCGGGCGGCGGGCTCGGGCGGATGCTGATCCAGGGTGTGGCCAAAGACCTGACGCGGCGCGGGGTCAAAGCCATAGAAGCTTTCGGGGACCTCAAGTGGGAAGAGCCTAGTTGTGTAGTTCCTGCGGATTACTTGCTTTCTGTGGGGTTTAAGACGGTTCGTCCGCATTTGCGATTCCCAAGGCTCCGCCTGGAGCTCAAGACCGCTGTCTCGTGGCGTGAGGACGTCGAGGTGGCTCTGGAGCGGCTCCTGGGCTCCATGAGCCCGGAACGCGCGCTGCGCCCCGTCTGA
- the trxA gene encoding thioredoxin, with translation MKAVTDATFEAEVLKSDKPVLVDFWAEWCGPCRQVAPILQEIANEHGDKLEIVKLNIDENPEVPRQYGVLQIPTLNVYKGGEVVKQIIGAKPKAMLLRELDGII, from the coding sequence GTGAAGGCTGTCACCGACGCCACTTTCGAAGCAGAGGTCCTCAAGAGCGACAAGCCTGTGCTGGTCGACTTCTGGGCCGAGTGGTGTGGCCCGTGCCGTCAGGTCGCGCCCATCTTGCAGGAGATCGCCAACGAGCACGGCGACAAGCTGGAGATCGTCAAGCTCAACATCGACGAGAACCCTGAGGTTCCGCGCCAATACGGCGTGCTCCAGATTCCCACGCTGAACGTCTACAAGGGTGGGGAGGTCGTGAAGCAGATCATCGGCGCCAAGCCGAAGGCCATGCTGCTTCGCGAGCTCGACGGCATCATCTAG
- the trxB gene encoding thioredoxin-disulfide reductase has protein sequence MSDVRNVIIIGSGPAGYTAAVYSARAELKPLIFEGSVTAGGALMNTTDVENFPGFPDGIMGPDLMDNLRKQAERFGAELVADDVVEVDLEANPKVVKTHTDTYYAKSVILAMGSGYRELGLTNEKRLSGHGVSWCATCDGFFFRNKDIVVVGGGDTAMEEATFLTRFGRMVTVVHRRDTLRASKIMQDRALANEKIRFIWDSEVVDVLGDTKVEAVKLRNVKNGEECELATDALFLAIGHDPRTDLVKGQIDLDEDGYIKVASPTTATNIPGVFAAGDVVDHTYRQAITAAGTGCAASLDSERWLADNEK, from the coding sequence TTGAGCGACGTTCGTAACGTGATCATCATTGGATCCGGCCCAGCTGGCTACACCGCGGCCGTCTACTCCGCGCGCGCCGAGCTCAAGCCGCTGATCTTCGAGGGCTCCGTCACCGCGGGCGGCGCGCTCATGAACACCACCGACGTGGAGAACTTTCCTGGGTTCCCCGACGGCATCATGGGCCCCGACCTGATGGACAACCTGCGTAAGCAGGCTGAGCGGTTCGGCGCCGAGCTGGTCGCCGACGACGTCGTCGAAGTGGACCTGGAGGCCAACCCCAAGGTCGTCAAGACCCACACTGACACCTACTACGCCAAGTCCGTCATCCTGGCCATGGGCTCCGGTTATCGCGAGCTGGGCCTGACGAACGAGAAGCGCCTGTCCGGTCATGGTGTGTCCTGGTGTGCCACCTGTGACGGCTTCTTCTTCCGTAACAAGGACATCGTGGTCGTCGGTGGTGGCGACACGGCGATGGAGGAGGCCACGTTCCTGACCCGGTTCGGGCGCATGGTGACCGTGGTGCACCGCCGCGACACCCTGCGGGCCAGCAAGATCATGCAGGACCGGGCGCTCGCGAACGAGAAGATCCGCTTCATCTGGGACTCCGAGGTCGTCGACGTGCTCGGTGACACCAAGGTCGAGGCGGTGAAGCTGCGCAACGTCAAGAACGGCGAGGAGTGCGAGCTCGCCACCGACGCGCTGTTCCTCGCCATCGGCCACGACCCGCGCACCGACCTCGTCAAGGGCCAGATCGACCTCGACGAAGACGGCTACATCAAGGTGGCCTCCCCGACCACCGCGACCAACATCCCCGGCGTCTTCGCCGCGGGTGACGTCGTCGACCACACCTACCGCCAGGCCATCACCGCGGCCGGCACCGGCTGTGCGGCCTCGCTCGACTCCGAGCGCTGGCTAGCCGACAACGAGAAGTAA
- a CDS encoding anti-sigma factor family protein — MTGDTHYDLDTLADLAEGLLDVAKARQVREHLAVCDPCGELLADLAAVREVLAATPTPAMPMGVALRIDKALAAESESRRGGVGLVETPDWDELMRDAPWERPVEAPEPEPVRLGVVSDDGIIVPAKSRPVRRRRWALPAVAAAAAAAVVGTAAVSAGLLASGGGGGTSAPPPLAQSKEETKSPEKPRAYTVTDSGYNYSDNVLRQPLESLFGFATVLGGDGASADQVAKCASKVSSRSKLDVFAVDQGQYNGQEALIFASWKNKPAKKIRIDIVDPFYCKNLRKPTMGRW, encoded by the coding sequence GTGACGGGTGATACGCACTACGATCTGGACACCCTGGCCGATTTGGCCGAGGGTCTCCTGGACGTCGCCAAGGCGCGCCAGGTCCGCGAGCATCTCGCGGTCTGCGACCCCTGTGGGGAGCTACTGGCCGATCTGGCGGCGGTTCGCGAGGTGCTCGCGGCGACCCCCACACCGGCCATGCCGATGGGTGTCGCACTGCGCATCGACAAGGCCCTGGCGGCTGAGTCCGAGTCTCGGCGCGGAGGCGTCGGCCTCGTGGAAACACCTGACTGGGACGAGCTCATGCGGGACGCCCCGTGGGAGCGGCCGGTCGAGGCCCCCGAGCCCGAGCCTGTGCGCTTGGGAGTGGTCTCCGACGACGGCATCATCGTTCCGGCCAAGTCAAGACCCGTCAGGCGGCGCCGGTGGGCGTTGCCCGCGGTCGCGGCCGCGGCGGCCGCCGCTGTGGTGGGCACGGCCGCGGTCTCGGCAGGTCTGCTCGCCTCCGGCGGAGGCGGCGGCACGAGCGCGCCCCCGCCCCTCGCGCAGAGCAAGGAGGAGACCAAGAGCCCGGAGAAGCCCAGGGCGTACACCGTGACCGACAGCGGCTACAACTACAGCGACAACGTGTTGCGGCAGCCACTGGAGAGTCTCTTCGGCTTCGCCACGGTGCTGGGCGGCGACGGTGCCAGCGCCGACCAGGTCGCCAAGTGCGCGAGCAAGGTCAGCAGCCGGAGCAAGCTCGACGTCTTCGCGGTCGACCAGGGGCAGTACAACGGGCAAGAGGCCCTCATCTTCGCCTCATGGAAGAACAAGCCGGCCAAGAAGATCCGCATCGACATCGTCGACCCGTTCTACTGCAAGAACCTGCGCAAGCCCACCATGGGCCGCTGGTAG
- the sigM gene encoding RNA polymerase sigma factor SigM: MNSPPETPSAADRPAVTDAELLTAHINGDPHAFSEIVKRHRDRMWAVALRTLGDPDEAADAVQDAFVSAYRKAATFRGEAAVTTWLHRIVVNACLDRMRRKSVRPVADDELIEAAERESPLPDQTVEREVSMEVSAALKLLPADQRAALVLVDMMGYSVEDAAQVLEVPSGTVKSRCARGRAKLAPILSHLRNRSDLNRVSSAKGAELRDG; encoded by the coding sequence GTGAACTCCCCACCCGAGACACCCTCAGCAGCGGATCGGCCGGCGGTCACTGACGCCGAGCTGCTGACCGCGCACATCAACGGGGATCCTCACGCCTTCAGCGAAATCGTCAAAAGGCACCGCGATCGCATGTGGGCGGTCGCCCTGCGGACGCTCGGTGACCCTGACGAGGCCGCCGACGCCGTGCAGGACGCCTTCGTCTCCGCCTATCGCAAAGCCGCCACGTTTCGCGGCGAGGCAGCCGTCACCACCTGGCTGCACCGCATCGTGGTCAACGCCTGTCTCGACAGGATGCGCCGCAAGTCCGTCCGGCCGGTGGCCGACGACGAGCTCATCGAGGCCGCCGAGCGCGAGTCGCCCCTGCCTGACCAGACCGTCGAGCGCGAGGTCTCGATGGAGGTTTCGGCCGCGCTGAAACTCCTGCCCGCCGACCAGCGTGCGGCACTGGTGCTCGTCGACATGATGGGCTATTCGGTCGAAGACGCAGCTCAGGTGCTCGAGGTGCCCAGCGGCACGGTGAAGAGCCGGTGCGCCCGAGGGCGCGCGAAACTTGCCCCAATTCTTTCCCATCTGCGGAACCGATCGGACCTCAATCGCGTCTCATCCGCGAAGGGAGCAGAACTTCGTGACGGGTGA